One part of the Thermoanaerobacterium sp. CMT5567-10 genome encodes these proteins:
- a CDS encoding DUF2281 domain-containing protein — MVVIKMSNSINDKLDNIIYEKVKAMPKDEQKEVLDFVEYLIQKRLKIVKDMFETTKETKKILEGYGYSEENISDLVKEIRYTND, encoded by the coding sequence ATGGTGGTGATAAAAATGTCAAACTCAATCAATGATAAATTGGATAATATAATATATGAGAAAGTAAAAGCAATGCCTAAAGATGAACAGAAAGAAGTTTTAGATTTTGTAGAGTATCTAATACAAAAGAGGTTAAAGATTGTAAAAGATATGTTTGAAACAACAAAGGAAACTAAAAAGATATTAGAGGGATACGGCTATTCAGAAGAAAATATTTCTGATTTGGTAAAAGAAATAAGGTATACAAATGATTAG